CAATAAATGGCTAATAGTTTTACATCAGAATCACAGCTCAcgtgcctgtttcaatgctgtatctttaattCAGTTACAAACACATCAAGGTTATCATATGACAAAATGGTGTAATTGTACTAACTAAGGTAGTCTTATAGCTATTCCACTAAATGCAAAATGGGAAGAATAGATAATGGTCAAATTTTCATTTTTTATATCACTTGTACATTAAATGCAGTCTTCCTGCCTAATGCTTAACTCCAAGCATTTGGTTGCCCTGATGTGCCAGATTGTATTTTGCACAATCTGAACCACTATGATCACATTCTTTATGTTGCAGTTCAACAGTCAGTACATTACTGCATTGATCATTTAAATGAGTTGATTTCTTGAGTTATTTTAAGCAGTGTGTAGTTCATCAGAATTTGATGCCAAATTAAAGCAGGTAGATTTTGATTCTACTTTAGGCCTTCTGACAGTGGCTAGAAAGGGTTCAATAGGAAGTTTTATGGATATAAATATGTAACAAAACATGATTTTTTGCATTTAGGGCGATGGTTGGTCTGGTCTATAATACATTGTGACTGCAAAATAGGCAGGGGTTCCAGACTTGACACTTGAATAACCGAACGATGTTGGTGCATTACCATGTGTTCTCACTGCAATTGACAAGTTGAATTCTGGCTCCAaggagacactgcagatgctggaatcttgagcaaaaaacaagtgTTGCAGACACTCAGAAGGTCAAACAAAATCTGTGGAAGGAGTGGACATACACAaaaggccctgacctgaaatgtcagtccactccatccccccccaaaAATATCAAGCAGTTTGTTTACAAGACTGTTGCAGAAGACAATGGATGGGAAGAGGATACAACTGAGTTGGACAACTGAAAAATATGTTGTTAGCAGCCCTTGAGAAGAGTTACAAAGCAGTCATTGAAAATTTCACCTTGAGTGTCCATACCACCAAATATCAAGCACAGGTGCACAATGCTCTCTGTCTGACTTTGAATTGCTGAGCAATTCATAGAGGTGGGATGTAGGTCGTTACCACAAGTACATTCCTTGTTTTCTTCAGTTGGTGGTTTCTCATTTGGTCCTGGAGTACTTGTTTCTGCCTTCCTTATTTTCCAGGGTATAATGCACATGGCATGATCCAATCTTTTTGTAGGTAGACAAGAGTCAAATTCTAATAAGGTCCAGCACTGTGTCTCTGGTAAAAGTGAAATTAATATGTACTTGAGTAATTTGTAACTATTCTGAAGTTTCAGTCCCAGTGTCTGAATTATTATTAAGCTGAACAAGCGTTATACTATTACACAATTTACTGGGATGTGTCAGAAATAATGGTGATGATTAAGAAGCCTTGCAAAAGGGAAATTACAGGCCTGCTTTTACACAGGACTAATGCAGACTCATTCAACTCCATATTTCTTTTAAATATACTTGGTAGCTAAATATAGGTTAACTGGAGCAGGAGATAACGACTGCTTACTCCTGACCCCCAATATACATTTGGGATACCTAATTCACCCTGCTAGTGAATGCCCGTTACACGATTCTTATGCTGCGGGTATTGTAAGGACTTACCGATATGATACTTGTACATGGTGTTCAGTGCTCCAGTAGCATCCAAACCACCAAAGATGAAAATATACTTTTCATGGGAAACTGCAGAATGAGCTGCACATCCATCTGGGATATCACCCTTCATGTTTATTTTTTCCCATGTCATATTAGCTGCAGCTGTTCATCACAAAAGATGTTGTCAATGCATCCTTCATATTATGTATTTTTAAAGATAATGGCAATTTACTTTCATGTTTATCTAAGAGCAGAGTTCTACAATGCATGTTATTTTCCTTCATCTATCATAATTTTTTTGTTGAATTTATTGTGCATAACAATGTCTACAAATGCAATCGGTCATCTTAAATCTCTGCACAGAACCTACCTGTATCAATGGTATACatatcattaaaaaaattgtctccTGCTAATCCTCCATGAATGAATAGCTTGCTGCCAACAGCAATCATCACATGGCCATGCCTTGGGGCTGGTGGTTCTCCTTCTGTTGATTTTTGTGACCAGCTAAGCGTAGCTAAAAAGATACAAGGGGCAAGGTCGATAAATGTGCATTAGATATTAACTAACAtactttttttaaacataaactGGAGATTTAATAATGACAATTTCTGGCCGAGAAGAGTATAGGAACTGCAGGGTTGAAATTTCTTTTAACAGTAAATCATTGAGCCAAGATGTATACCATGCTGTAAATAGAAGTAAGGGAAATGAAAACGTGCTTTAATCTCCAATATCCTGCTAGGTTGCTAATGTGATAACATTATCTAAATTAAGGAGATTGTTCTATTATTTGATCTATGTAGAAAACAaggaccacagatgctggtttacaaaagtgtGCTGCAGTAGCTctacaggtctggcagcatctcagaagaacatggaaaggtgacgatttgggtcggaacccttctaaagaaacgtcacctatccatgttccgcagagctgcctaacccgctgagatactccagcactgtatttcttttgtaaaccagcatctgcagtcagtaACAATGCCAAATGTTTGCAATGAATAGGTTAAGAAAACATTTTCATACATATTTTCGTAGATGGAATGAAGTGGGAGAggcggatacaattacaacatttgaaagacacagataagaaaggtttggaggaatatggcccaggtgcaggcaagtggaactagctcggggcctgtttccgtgctgtatagctctgacaaattattttttaaatcccaTTTAATCCAGAATTTGTTCAGAAAACGTGTCTGACTTCTGAACTTTTGACACTGAATTTTGAGAATGAGAATTTGTTTAATAAAAAGAGGATGTTGATTGGACATCCAATTAAGGTATAGGCAGAGAAATAGTGCAGAGGAAGGGCGATTTTCCTTAACGAGGCATCAGTGATCAGTTGAACAAAGAGAACTGAAACAAAACAATTCTCTTACCCGGCAAATTATGAGGGTCTGAAACTCAAAGCTTGGAAGGTTGATGAAGTCATAACCTGTCATCTCATGGACAAATTACTGTACTTCTGTACGAACTACAACCACTCAACTTACAAGATATCACAAATAGCACAGACACAGACTCTTCTGGcccaagtccacacagaccacaTTAACCAACCATTTACTCTAATCCtactttattctctccacatcaaTCACAACCTTTACAAAAATGTATGCAATAATATGCATTTACTTCCACTGAGCTGTATCAGCTCAGTCATTTTATGAGGAGCTTCACGATAGCTTTATAAATGTTGTTTTCTGTCATTAAGATTACTTAAGtgccccaacctgaaatgccacccatccattACCACCATAGAAACTGCCTGAccctcctgagttcctccagcgctgttttaattaaaatttaaagtattaaatttaaattaaacgtATTTAGATATCCACAAACTAcaatttttgttttggttttcaCCTGCTCAAAATCTTTTACTTTAAATTCTACCTTTATCAAATGCATGGAGTTGTGGATCTTGCACGGGCTCCGCTCCCTTGTCTCCTCCACCATAAACATAGAGGCAATTTCCAACAGCTGCAGTGGAACCGTGACATGTTCGAGGTGAAGGTGGCGTCCCATTTGTGATTGGACTTCTCCACTCTCCAGTTTCTGGTTCAAACAACAGAATAAAATAACATTATGtttgactaactcagcgggtcagacagcatctctggagaaaaggaataggtgatgtttcgggtcgagacccttcttcagactctcaaagAATATACCATCTTTGGTATCCTTTTCTAGTAATTCTTTATTACTAGCAGCAATAATCAATTTTGTTTCATTGACAGCAGATTATCTTTATCTTCCAGAACTACCTTATTAGCTTTGATGAAGGGTCCTCAACCTGAagtgttaactctgcttctcttgcCATAGATACTGTCTGATGTGCTGATTGCTTGCTACAAATTCTGTTTTTACTTTaggtttccagcacctgcatttgcTAGATTTTCATTTTATCGCAATTCTTTTTCTGTTCAAATTTACGTGTATAAATTCCATATGTAAGATACAAATGAATCCGATCTACTTTTGTGGTGCATGGTGCTGGTATCAAGGATAAACATTTGACTTTTATTGATAAAGACTTGATTACATGACACAAGAGTGTCCATttcaccccacagatgctgcttgaactaaCATGCATTTTGATAGAATGGGAATTTGTAAGTAAATGAAATGTTATGAATATCCAGATGACATTTTGCTTAAAAAGGTTTGTGTAAATAATATAGAAACACTGACATTACAACAAAGTCTTCAAATTTATAACGTTTCCGCTATTTATAACTGACCAATGGCAATGGAATCAAAGTAGTAAAGTAAAGCAACTTTACCGAAGTTCAAAACTTGGATACAGTTTCTGTTGCCACATTCATCTGCGCCACCAAAGAGCCATAGCCCAGTGGGTGTAGTCACTGGAACAAAGCTGGCATGCTCATAGCGAGGCAGTAATCCCTTCCATTCAGGCGCATCCCATTCATGTTTGTCTGTTTAATGGGAAACAAAATTAACCAATGTATAATAATAGTCGCAATCTTAAAGGGAAATCTGATACAATATTAATTATTGTCGAACTAAatttacaaattggaggaacggtttGCTCGATGAGGTTGGCAAACTCGGGATCTATGAGCACATGACATCATTGGTAAAATGCAGCTCTGAAAATATAATCAAAGGTGACTTACTGAGTTGGAATTGGAGCAGAAAATAAGAACGGGTTAGAAACATTCCACATTACAGAAATGGATACACACCCATTTATATTGAACAAGAACTCCAGTGCCCCATAATTTCATCAAGACACCTTAATTGGATAATTTGAGGAACTCATCCATTCAGACTAGTCTGTTTTCTTGTGAAATTTTCAATGATAAGCTCAATGGATAttgtattatttttaattattttaatatcaCATATTGGCCATCAGTATAGTAggcatacattttatttatagatGCTAAAACTTTAGCAACTAACATCAATGTTAACCATATGATCCTCACCATTAATTTGGAATCGTATTCACATGCGAGACTCACTTAAAGAAAAGCAAAACTGCATATGACTTCAGGGTAAATCCACTTTACAAACATACTACAGGACCCCGAGCTACGTTCAGTGACTTTTCTGTTATGTACAAGCTATTCTCCCCCAACTAATAACGGAAATATATACTAAAGATTGAACTCACAATGTACCACCATTCAGCCTTAACAAAACCATATCAGTAATTTATCTTAATGTTTTTACTTAATACTTTGTTATATTTTGTTCAAACAACTTCACAGACATTTATTTTTGAATAGCAAAAATCTAGAGTGTGGAAAAAGAGAAACGGATAGTTTAGAAAAGTATTGGATTTTAATAAAAATAGGGATgttgaattcagtctgaagaagggtgccaacccaaaacgtgatctatccatgttctccagggatgctgcctgacctgctgagttactccagaactttgtgtcttctgGTGAACATTTCTATTTGCCATGAACTATAAAAAATGTGTTATTACCCAGTTCTAAGACATGGGCATCAGAGTAGCTTCCGTTAGGATTTGCTCCTCCAACTATAATAACCTTTCCTTTTCCCGAGTTATCTGGAATATATGTGAGAGTGTGGCCAACACGAACATCTGGACTCTCTCCACTGGGCACAAAAGCGTACCTGTGTAAACAAGGGTGGGAAACATTTCAAACATTACTGAACACTGATCCAAGAAATTCAATTCATTTTCTGCAAATCAAAAGTTAATACTGGTCTTTAAGATCAGTTGAGTAATTCTTTAAATTATATTAAAGACTCACTGACAAAATTCAATTTCTCATATTCTGCGTTCTATAAAGATCATTGAATGTATAATAGAGCACCTAATATTTTCTCCACCACTGTTTTTATCTTCTGCCCTCTTTAGGTCGCTTCACAAAAGCATCTGACTGCAGTGAAATACACTGGTAGCATGACATTTGCCAATACCACCAAAATGTAAATCTGATCCATTCAACAGTGATCAGCAAATTGGTCAATAGAGTAACAtagggaaaataggtgcaggagtcggctattcgagccagcactgccattcaatatgatcatggctgatcatccaaaatcagtaccccgttcctgctttctccccatatcccttgattccgttagccccaagagctatatctaactctctcttgaatacatccagtgaattggcctccactgctttctgtggtagagaattcctgaTTCACGGGAATATGTGCCTCTGTGGTGTGATATTTCGAAGAAggaagagggaaaaaaagagtACTGTAAATGAAAAGAGGGATGGGTCAAATGGAATCTATCGATGTAGAACTTATCCTACCAGATTAAATTTTGCATAGTTTATCTGGTTCAAAATTGCTTCTTTCCtcttcagttattaaagatgtgatagcatcacatttggaaagtggtgaaatcatcggacaaagtcagcatggcaaagtcaaaggcaaatcatgtctgacgaatcatagtatttttcgaggatgtaactagtagagtggataagggagaaccagtcgatgtgtcatatctggactttcagaaggccttcgacaaggtcccacataggagattggtgtacacggtattgagggttcagtgttgaggtggatagaaaattggttggcggacaggaagcaaagagtaggaataaacgggtccttttcggaatggcagtcagtgactagtggggtaccgcaaggctcagtgctggaaccccagttatttacagtgtatattaatgatttggacgagggaattgaatgcaacatctctaagtttgcggatgacacgaagctgggtggcagtgttagctgcgaggaggatgctaggaggctgcagcatgacttggatagattaggcgagtgggcaaatgcatggcagatgcaatataatgtggataaatgtgaggatgcaatataatgaggataaatgtggcggcaagaacaggaaagcagagtattacctgaatggtgaccgattgggagaaggggagatgcatcgtgacctgggtgtcatggtgcaccagtcattgaaagcaagcatgcaggtgcagcaggcagtgaagaaagcgaatggtatgttggcattcatagcaagaggatttgagtttaggagcagggaggttctgctgcagttgtacagggccttggtgagaccgcacctggagtattgtgtgcagttttggtctcctaacctgaggaaagacgttcttgccttagagggagtacagagaaggttcaccagattgatccctgggatggcgggactttcatatgaggaaagactggatagactgggcttgtactcgctggaatttagaagactgaggggggatcttatagaaacatataaaattcttaaggggttggagaagctagatgcgggaagattgttcccgatgttgggggagtccagaaccaggggtcacagcttaaggataaaggggaagtcttttaggaccgagatgagaaaacatttcttcacacagagagtggtgagtctgtggaattctctgccacagaaggtagttgaggccagttcattggctatatttaagagggagttagatgtggccctttttgctaaagggatcagggggtatggagagaaggcaggtacaggctactgagctggatgatcagccatgatcatattgaatggcggtgcaggctcgaagggccgaatggcctactcctgcacctattttctatgtttctatccaagtGGAAAATCCCTCTCAATCTAGCCCATCAAAACCTCGCTTTATCTCTCAGCCACTTTTCAAGAGAAAATATGGCAACAATGGTTCATTCGTTTCATTTGTATAACCCTACAACTGTATCATCCATGGCAATTTTCCAACTGTCTCCACTTCCTCAGGCGTTTCATTACAGAGATGTGAATTGTACATATTATTCAAAAACTTGTTGTTTAGAATTAGTTGTAATGATTTAAGAAGAAATCACATCGCATAGAACCACGTGATAATAATGTTACCCTTTGATAGTCAAACTCTACATATTCATTGAGATCCCACCATGTTGCTGTATGGGGATTTTCCTCTGGCTCCAAGACACACAGCAGTTCCATAATCACTTGATAAAGCTGGAATAAAAGGGCCAGACATTTAGCAATTACTCTttcgtgttatatatatataactgcTTCATAATTTCTAAAAATTGCATTGATACATGAAACTGAAATCAAGCATGtgaagaaaggaattgcagatgctgatttataccaaagcttTTATAccgaaaaggaattgcagatgctgatttatacctaaCCCTAacttgctgatttataccgagtaactcagcagtcaggcagcatctctgggctccACGCTTCCTTGGTCGTCTGTTGCTGcccttgatttgttctggccttttcctacttccagttccctcccctttgTAAATATAGCACTTTAatgttgtaacactatattcttcactctggtaTTTCTCACATTGAAAAatctgttgtatttgtgtatggcttgattgtactcacatATAGTAAAATTCAGCTGGAcagcaaagcctttcactgtatttcagtacatgtgacaatagttttttcaccccctcccttctcctctatCCCTCCTTCCCATGCTATCCCTCTTTTTTCTCCTGCTCCCGTCTCCCACTCCCTTAGGAAATCTCGGgtttgtcccggcagctcagccAGGGCCTGGGAGGAGGTGTTGCTGGTCTCGGACCTGCGCTGGcagtccaaacctttcctgcggcAACTCACCGCACCACGGTCTCCATTCCTTCCAGATGGCCATGGGGAAGCCCGGGTTGGGGCCTTGCGGCTTGGAGGAGCCTCGCTTCACGGGGGCCTTAGGAGAGGACTCGGCAGCGTTGTGGATAGGTTGGTGCGGCGGCCAATGATGGCGTCGACCGACGGACGAGACAGCCACGATGAGAGcgtgggggactgccgtgagggagggggaagaacaatggacattgGTGATTcggcgtgggggaaccactgTGGGTTGGGGAGAGTgtttacattgggtatgcaagcaaagaatttcactgtgccttgtcacatgtaacaataaagtactcCATTCCATGGTAAACCAACACCTCTTgcacaacaaggaactgcagatgctggtctacaaaaaaaaagatacaatgtgctggagcattCTGTGGATGATTGGTTTAATGTATGATAAGCATTTGATGGTTCTGGGCCTTTACTCataggagtttagaatgatgggaGGTTTGGGATCTCTTTGTAacctgcagaataatgaaaggcctagatagagaggatgtttccattagtgagagagtctaggtctagagagcacagcctcagaataaaaggaagtaccttcagaatggagatgagaggaatatctttagccagagggtggtggatctgtgcaaTTAATTACCACAAagcagagattaataggttcttgattagtaaggacatcaaaagttatggggggagagcaggaggttgagagggaaaaatagatcagccataatgaaATGGCAGAGCAGCCTCAATGAATTGAATgacctaagtctgctcctatgtcttatgaatttatgagtaactcaacaagatggacagcatctctggagaacacggatagattactttttgggtcgggacccatcttcagtctgaagattcaCCCCAGCACTTAGTACCTCTTGCACCACCATAGAGTcatccatagagtgatacagtgtggaagcaggcgcttcggcccaacttgccctcaccggctaacatgtcctagctatactagtcccacctgcccccgttaATTCAatatccaaacctatcctatccatatacctgtctaactgtttcttacatgttgggatagttttcaccttaaacttatgtcctctggtcctcgatgcacctactctgggcaagagactgtgcatctacccgatctattccactcatgattttatacacctcaataagatcacccctcatcctcctatgctccaaggaatagagtcccagcctactcaacctctcccaatcgcTCAGATCCTATAGCCTAgttttgtaccatctgcaaacttgccatgtatgttctcatccaaataaatgaTATAGATGacacacagtaacaggcccagcaccgaagccTGAGGCGCACCACTacttacaggcctccagtctgagaagcaaccttccaccatcaccctctgcttccttccatgaagccaattttctatccattcagctatctctccttgaatcccttgcagtctaaccttccaaagcagcctaccatgcggaaccttgttgagtgctttgctgaagtccatatatacatctacagctcatcgacctttttggtgaGACACGACGTCCCTCGTACAAACCCATGCTTATCCCTGATCAGTCCTTGTCAGTCTAAATGCCTAAATTCTTATCTCTCAGAatgctctagtaactttccatctGGGTATTTACGCCTGTGTaacgctgctgcaagaaagattttCATGGTAACTGTACCTCGGCGTTCCAGTGCAGATGCAGATAAGCTGGTCTCAGGCAGCTGGAGGGGCCGGGGCCGTCCACCCGCTGCTCTCACACGGTGTCGGTGTCGACTCCGCCGCTCTCCCGGCGTTGCTGAGGGAACCCGCGACCCCTGACCTCTCACTCGGGAGGCGCTCAGCGCGGAGTTAAGAGCTTCGTGTGAGGCGGGGACGCTGAAAAGGGGAAGGCGGCCAACACCGAGCCATCGCTCGGGTGATCGACGGGAGGGAACGGACCCAGCGGAGCGTGGAGGAGAGGACCGAACGGAGAGCGACGGCGGGCTCAGCAGGCACCGGAAACGCGTCACTGGCCCGGGGCCCCGTCCAGTCAGTGTCCCAAAATGGCGCCTCTGGACCTGGACAAGTATGTGGAGATAGCTCGGCAGTGCAAATACCTCCCGGAAAACGACCTGAAGGTAAGCAACTGGCGCATCTCCCCCTTCTTTAACCCAATTCCCGCCCTCCTGACCAGCCACGCCCGCCTTGACTGGCGGCTAAACTTATGCGAGCTGTCAAATTGAGGCTCTGTCTCGTATTTGGGGGCCTTTTCTCTCTCTGCTTCGAGTTGTGCGCGGCTCATCTGTTCTGGGACGTGTTATTAATATAATACGGGGCAACTGGCTCTCTGTGCCGACCGTTAGGCTGTGGCCCTGGGCTTAACCCTGATTAAAAACACGGCAAGTGCCGCCCACCCTCGCCGGCCGGTGGTACCGCCAATGAACAGCTTCTCCATCTCCACTGGTGTCTCTGAAGATAACAGGAAGTCATGATTCGGTGGCTAAATTTGCGCGGAGACTGCCGGTGGCGAACGGATGGAGAAATAACGTCGTTTTTTTAGGATGGCTTGGAGATGTTAAGTTAGCTGGAAGGCTATGCCTTGTTGTTCTGGAGCCTTTCATTCCGCTGTGTCCCAGAGGCGTCCACTCTTGTTTTTGATTACTTTGAGATGGATCTACTTTGTTGCATGTTCTATCCATTCAGAAGTAGCATTAATGTTTTGATGGCTGGAAGGTTTTCAGAATTGAATTGTGACAATTTCTAAGTTCTTCGAAGATCTTGTCATTTAGAATTCTAAACACGGCAAAATTATTTAAGTTTTGTTTTTGCATGAAAGCACGAAGTAACACCAATACACCACTTGCACCTTGCATTTGGCGTGGTAGAACCTTCAAAAATCCAATGCACTGGAGGACAAAAAAACACTTGTTGACTACGACATTTCATTAACTGGTTTTGTCAAGCCTCTAGCAGTTAATTGATTCTTTCTGTGATTACCACATAAACTCTAAGAATAGGTGAATAAACATTGTATCTCAAATAAGAAAGAGAAATTGACTTTTTTTACAGTTGCTCCAGTTGACGTTTTCCTAATTCTCTCAGTGGATGATCGCTGCAGGAGTAATTCATGACAACTAGTCTTGTCCAATGGAAATCACTAATTAGCAAAGGCTTGGTTATGTAGCGCCACTCTGATTTTGGTAGGAAAATATATTTTACACATGCACACAATACAAATACGTGTACTTAATTTACTTGACTTTCGCCAGACAGTCTTTTCAGTAATTGAGAAATTAATCAAATTATGTGCAAATAAAAATGATGTGCCTTTTCTGTAGCATGTGATTTCAATTGTGATCATATGCTTAATGATGTTCACTTACAGTGAAATTCCACTTCTAAATCCTTAATAGCCACATGTAGACGATGGCATGTTGTGGAATCACGTTGCATAGGAAGTCTTTAGGTTACCTAAATGTGTGCCAGCTCATTCAAAAccattccagagatgcttgaCCAACCATGTTCTTCTCCACAATTATGTATTTAATTCCTTCCTGTAGAAACTGAATCCACTACCTCATTAGGCAATGCACTGCAAAATCCCAAGCACTAATTCCATGTGAATAGGGATGTTTTTT
This DNA window, taken from Rhinoraja longicauda isolate Sanriku21f chromosome 31, sRhiLon1.1, whole genome shotgun sequence, encodes the following:
- the rabepk gene encoding rab9 effector protein with kelch motifs: MELLCVLEPEENPHTATWYAFVPSGESPDVRVGHTLTYIPDNSGKGKVIIVGGANPNGSYSDAHVLELDKHEWDAPEWKGLLPRYEHASFVPVTTPTGLWLFGGADECGNRNCIQVLNFETGEWRSPITNGTPPSPRTCHGSTAAVGNCLYVYGGGDKGAEPVQDPQLHAFDKATLSWSQKSTEGEPPAPRHGHVMIAVGSKLFIHGGLAGDNFFNDMYTIDTAAANMTWEKINMKGDIPDGCAAHSAVSHEKYIFIFGGLDATGALNTMYKYHIETQCWTLLEFDSCLPTKRLDHAMCIIPWKIRKAETSTPGPNEKPPTEENKECTCGNDLHPTSMNCSAIQSQTESIVHLCLIFGGMDTQGEIFNDCFVTLLKGC